In a single window of the Anabas testudineus chromosome 19, fAnaTes1.2, whole genome shotgun sequence genome:
- the nrxn1a gene encoding neurexin 1a isoform X4, whose amino-acid sequence MSVMAVCVWAAAPLLFLGLCLCSVGGQAQGEVLEFGGVSSQWGRFPVWNACCESVLSFSLRTHSQEGLLLYLDDEGFCDFLELLLLHGHLRLRFSIFCAEPAELQSGVAVSDGRWHAVRVKRDWRNTSLEVDGRLEGWAEVKSKRRDMTVFSHTYMGGVTPELHSSPLRLTSPSVREHPPFRGWITAVSINGSVVMLDGSEGVTVTAGCGPDHQCQNGGVCSVVNDQAVCDCSDTGFQGNDCSEEHSYTPGLAHLMIGDQGKLRAREEYVATFKGSEYFCYDLSPNPIQSSSDEITLSFKTLQRNGLMLHTGKSADYVNLALKNGAVSLVINLGSGAFEALVEPVNGKFNDNAWHDVKVTRNLRQHSGIGHAMVTISVDGILTTTGYTQEDYTMLGSDDFFYVGGSPSTADLPGSPVSNNFMGCLKEVVYKNNDVRLELSRLAKQGDPKMKVSGVVSFKCESVATLDPVTFDTPESYVSLSKWTAKKAGSVSFDFRTTEPNGLMLFSHGKPRPQQRKDPRTPPTVKVDFFAIEMLDGHLYLLLDMGSGTTKTKAVSKKVNDGEWHHVDFQRDGRSGTISVSSERTAYTAPGDSEILDLDDTLYLGGLPEDRAGLIFPTEVWTALLNYGYVGCIRDLFIDGQSKDIRRLAEAQRAVGVKPSCSKEPPKQCLSNPCQHNGICREGWNRYVCDCSGTGYLGRSCERDATILSYDGSKFMKVQLPVVMHTEAEDVSLRFRSQRAYGVLMATTSRNSADTLRLELDGGRVRLTVNLDCIRINCTASKGPETIFAGSGLNDNEWHTVRVVRRGKSLKLTVDDLQPVEGQMAGDHTQLEFHNVETGIVTEKRFMPAVPSNFIGHLQGLTLNGMPYIDLCKNGDIDYCELNAVIGYKSIVADPVTFRSRSSFVTLPTLQAYYSMHLFMQFKTTSPDGLILYNRGDGNDFIVIELVKGYLHYISDLGNGAHLIKGNSNSPLNDNHWHNVHISRDTNNLHTVKIDTKVTTQTTMGAKNLDLKGDLYIGGISKEMYRDLPKLVHSREGFQGCLATVDLNGKLPDLLAEALATMGQVERGCEGPSTTCQEDSCSNQGVCLQQWEGFTCDCSMTSYAGPLCNDAGTTYIFGRDGGLVIYTWPPNERPSTRADRLALGFSTQQKHAILLRVDSASGLGDYLQLQIDKGNIRVVFNVGTDDINIEESSKFVNDGKYHIIRFTRSGGNATLQLDDLPIIERYPSGNIDNERLAIARQRIPYRLGRVVDDWLLDKGRQLTIFNSQTTVRVGGGERGAGMFQGQLSGLYYNGLRILNMAAEGHPHIRVEGSARLVGDMPSSSITPQSSAAAGGNRSDSAPSISDITTTTATNRKGQGATQQTADDLLVASAECPSDDEDIDPCDPSSDVKVFPGPSEVVRESSSTTGMVVGIVAAAALCILILLYAMYKYRNRDEGSYHVDESRNYISNSATQPNGSAKDKPLGIAKISKNKKNKDKEYYV is encoded by the exons TGAGGGCTTCTGCGACTtcctggagctgctgcttctccatGGCCACCTTCGCCTGCGTTTCTCCATCTTTTGTGCCGAGCCGGCCGAACTGCAGTCAGGCGTGGCGGTGAGTGATGGGCGCTGGCATGCGGTGCGTGTCAAGCGGGACTGGAGGAACACCTCGTTAGAGGTGGATGGGCGACTGGAGGGATGGGCGGAAGTGAAGAGCAAGAGAAGAGACATGACAGTATTCAGCCACACCTACATGGGCGGGGTGACGCCAGAACTTCACTCTTCACCCCTGCGCCTCACCTCCCCTTCAGTGCGGGAACATCCTCCCTTCCGTGGCTGGATCACAGCGGTGAGCATCAATGGCTCGGTGGTGATGCTGGATGGCTCAGAGGGCGTCACAGTAACAGCTGGCTGTGGGCCGGACCACCAGTGCCAAAATGGAGGGGTGTGCAGCGTAGTCAACGACCAGGCCGTCTGCGACTGCTCTGACACGGGTTTCCAAGGCAATGACTGCAGCGAAG AGCACAGCTACACCCCAG GTCTGGCACACCTGATGATTGGCGACCAAG GAAAACTCAGAG ctcGCGAGGAGTATGTTGCAACCTTCAAGGGCTCTGAGTACTTCTGCTATGACTTGTCGCCCAACCCCATCCAATCTAGCAGTGATGAAATAACACTTTCCTTCAAAACGCTGCAGCGCAACGGCCTGATGCTGCACACCGGCAAGTCAGCTGACTACGTCAACCTGGCACTGAAGAACGGTGCTGTGTCACTTGTCATCAACCTAGGCTCCGGGGCCTTCGAGGCTCTGGTGGAGCCAGTCAACGGCAAGTTCAACGACAATGCCTGGCATGACGTCAAGGTCACCCGCAACCTGAGACAG CACTCAGGCATTGGACACGCTATG GTGACCATCTCTGTGGATGGCATCCTGACTACCACAGGCTATACCCAGGAGGACTACACGATGCTGGGCTCAGATGACTTCTTTTACGTGGGGGGGAGCCCCAGCACGGCTGACCTGCCTGGTTCTCCAGTCAGCAATAACTTCATGGGCTGTCTCAAAGAG GTGGTGTACAAGAACAACGATGTACGTTTGGAGCTGTCTAGACTGGCTAAACAGGGAGACCCAAAGATGAAG GTGAGTGGGGTGGTGTCCTTTAAGTGTGAGAGCGTTGCCACACTGGACCCTGTGACCTTCGATACCCCAGAGTCCTACGTGTCGCTAAGCAAGTGGACAGCGAAGAAGGCAGGATCCGTCTCATTTGACTTTAGGACCACAGAGCCAAACGGGTTAATGCTATTCAGTCATGGCAAACCCAGACCGCAGCAACGCAAGGACCCACGCACACCTCCCACAGTCAAG GTGGATTTCTTTGCCATTGAGATGCTGGATGGGCACTTGTACTTGCTGCTTGACATGGGCTCGGGAACCACAAAGACCAAGGCTGTCAGCAAAAAGGTCAACGACGGAGAATGGCATCATGTCGACTTCCAGAGGGATGGGCGCTCAG GAACCATCTCTGTGAGCAGTGAAAGAACAGCATACACAGCTCCAGGAGACAGCGAGATCCTGGACCTGGACGACACCTTGTACCTTGGAGGACTACCAGAGGACCGCGCTGGACTCATCTTCCCAACAGAG GTGTGGACGGCTCTGTTGAACTACGGTTATGTGGGCTGCATCAGAGACCTGTTTATAGATGGGCAGAGCAAAGACATTAGACGACTGGCTGAGGCCCAGAGGGCGGTAGGGGTAAAACCCTCTTGCTCCAAAGAGCCACCCAAACAGTGCCTGTCCAACCCCTGCCAGCACAACGGCATCTGCAGGGAGGGCTGGAATCGCTATGTCTGCGACTGCTCTGGGACGGGCTACCTGGGACGCTCCTGTGAGAGAG ATGCGACTATCCTGTCATATGATGGCAGTAAGTTTATGAAGGTGCAGTTGCCTGTGGTGATGCACACCGAGGCAGAGGACGTCTCACTACGCTTTCGCTCCCAGCGGGCCTATGGCGTTCTCATGGCAACCACATCCCGTAACTCCGCAGACACCCTTCGTCTGGAGCTAGATGGGGGCCGTGTCCGACTAACTGTCAACCTAG ACTGTATCAGGATAAACTGTACAGCCA GTAAAGGCCCAGAGACCATCTTTGCGGGGTCAGGCCTCAATGATAATGAGTGGCACACGGTGAGGGTAGTCCGGCGTGGCAAGAGCCTCAAACTCACCGTGGATGACCTGCAGCCTGTTGAAG GTCAAATGGCGGGCGACCACACCCAACTGGAGTTCCACAATGTGGAGACGGGTATTGTGACGGAGAAGCGCTTCATGCCTGCTGTGCCCTCCAATTTCATCGGTCACCTTCAGGGCCTGACACTGAACGGCATGCCTTACATTGATCTGTGCAAGAATGGTGACATCGACTACTGTGAGCTCAACGCTGTTATTGGCTATAAGAGCATTGTGGCTGACCCCGTCACCTTCCGCTCGCGCTCCAGTTTCGTCACATTACCCACACTGCAGGCCTACTACTCCATGCATCTCTTCATGCAGTTCAAGACTACATCCCCCGACGGCCTTATTCTGTACAACAGGGGAGATGGCAATGACTTCATAGTGATTGAGCTGGTTAAAGG CTACCTACACTACATTTCTGACCTAGGCAACGGAGCACACCTGATCAAGGGCAACTCTAATAGTCCTCTAAATGACAATCACTGGCACAATGTGCACATATCCCGAGACACTAACAATCTGCACACGGTTAAGATTGACACCAAAGTCACTACACAGACCACGATGGGCGCCAAAAACCTCGACCTAAAGG GTGACCTGTACATTGGGGGCATTTCCAAAGAGATGTATCGAGATCTGCCCAAACTGGTCCACTCCCGTGAGGGTTTCCAGGGTTGCCTAGCAACAGTTGATCTAAATGGCAAGCTCCCTGACCTTTTGGCTGAAGCCTTGGCAACTATGGGACAAGTAGAAAGAGGCTGTGAAG GTCCCAGCACTACCTGTCAAGAAGACTCCTGCTCAAATCAGGGAGTTTGTTTGCAGCAGTGGGAGGGTTTCACCTGTGACTGCAGCATGACTTCATATGCTGGGCCACTGTGCAATGACG CTGGGACCACTTATATCTTTGGCCGTGATGGAGGCCTGGTGATTTACACGTGGCCCCCTAATGAGCGTCCCAGCACCAGGGCAGACCGGCTTGCCCTCGGGTTCAGCACCCAGCAAAAACACGCCATTCTGCTCAGGGTGGACAGCGCATCTGGCCTGGGAGACTACCTTCAGCTGCAGATA GACAAGGGCAACATTAGAGTAGTGTTTAATGTGGGCACTGATGACATCAACATCGAGGAGAGCTCCAAGTTTGTCAACGATGGGAAGTACCACATAATTCGGTTCACCCGTAGCGGAGGCAATGCCACCCTTCAACTGGACGACCTGCCAATCATAGAGCGCTATCCATCAG GCAACATTGATAACGAGCGCCTGGCCATCGCCAGACAGCGAATCCCCTATCGGCTCGGTCGAGTAGTTGACGATTGGCTACTCGACAAAG GTCGCCAACTGACCATCTTCAACAGCCAGACGACGGTGCGCGTTGGCGGAGGTGAGCGGGGTGCAGGCATGTTCCAGGGCCAGCTGTCTGGCCTCTACTACAACGGCCTCCGCATCCTGAATATGGCTGCTGAGGGGCACCCACACATCAGAGTGGAGGGCAGCGCACGGTTGGTCGGCGACATGCCATCTTCCTCCATCACCCCACAGTCCAGTGCCGCAGCTGGAGGCAACCGCTCTGACTCTGCCCCCTCCATAAGTGACATCACAACCACCACGGCTACCAACAGGAAGGGGCAGGGCGCCACACAGCAG ACGGCAGATGACCTGCTGGTGGCTTCAGCTGAGTGTCCCAGCGATGATGAAGACATTGACCCCTGTGACCCCAGTTCAG ATGTAAAGGTGTTCCCAGGTCCTTCTGAGGTGGTACGggagagcagcagcaccacaggCATGGTGGTAGGCATCGTGGCAGCTGCCGCCCTCtgcatcctcatcctcctctatGCCATGTACAAGTACCGCAATCGAGATGAAGGCTCCTACCACGTGGATGAGAGTCGCAATTATATCAGCAACTCGGCCACACAGCCCAATGGCAGTGCCAAGGACAAACCGCTGGGCATTGCCAAAATCTCcaaaaacaagaag
- the nrxn1a gene encoding neurexin 1a isoform X8 — protein MSVMAVCVWAAAPLLFLGLCLCSVGGQAQGEVLEFGGVSSQWGRFPVWNACCESVLSFSLRTHSQEGLLLYLDDEGFCDFLELLLLHGHLRLRFSIFCAEPAELQSGVAVSDGRWHAVRVKRDWRNTSLEVDGRLEGWAEVKSKRRDMTVFSHTYMGGVTPELHSSPLRLTSPSVREHPPFRGWITAVSINGSVVMLDGSEGVTVTAGCGPDHQCQNGGVCSVVNDQAVCDCSDTGFQGNDCSEEHSYTPGLAHLMIGDQAREEYVATFKGSEYFCYDLSPNPIQSSSDEITLSFKTLQRNGLMLHTGKSADYVNLALKNGAVSLVINLGSGAFEALVEPVNGKFNDNAWHDVKVTRNLRQVTISVDGILTTTGYTQEDYTMLGSDDFFYVGGSPSTADLPGSPVSNNFMGCLKEVVYKNNDVRLELSRLAKQGDPKMKVSGVVSFKCESVATLDPVTFDTPESYVSLSKWTAKKAGSVSFDFRTTEPNGLMLFSHGKPRPQQRKDPRTPPTVKVDFFAIEMLDGHLYLLLDMGSGTTKTKAVSKKVNDGEWHHVDFQRDGRSGTISVSSERTAYTAPGDSEILDLDDTLYLGGLPEDRAGLIFPTEVWTALLNYGYVGCIRDLFIDGQSKDIRRLAEAQRAVGVKPSCSKEPPKQCLSNPCQHNGICREGWNRYVCDCSGTGYLGRSCERDATILSYDGSKFMKVQLPVVMHTEAEDVSLRFRSQRAYGVLMATTSRNSADTLRLELDGGRVRLTVNLDCIRINCTASKGPETIFAGSGLNDNEWHTVRVVRRGKSLKLTVDDLQPVEGQMAGDHTQLEFHNVETGIVTEKRFMPAVPSNFIGHLQGLTLNGMPYIDLCKNGDIDYCELNAVIGYKSIVADPVTFRSRSSFVTLPTLQAYYSMHLFMQFKTTSPDGLILYNRGDGNDFIVIELVKGYLHYISDLGNGAHLIKGNSNSPLNDNHWHNVHISRDTNNLHTVKIDTKVTTQTTMGAKNLDLKGDLYIGGISKEMYRDLPKLVHSREGFQGCLATVDLNGKLPDLLAEALATMGQVERGCEGPSTTCQEDSCSNQGVCLQQWEGFTCDCSMTSYAGPLCNDAGTTYIFGRDGGLVIYTWPPNERPSTRADRLALGFSTQQKHAILLRVDSASGLGDYLQLQIDKGNIRVVFNVGTDDINIEESSKFVNDGKYHIIRFTRSGGNATLQLDDLPIIERYPSGNIDNERLAIARQRIPYRLGRVVDDWLLDKGRQLTIFNSQTTVRVGGGERGAGMFQGQLSGLYYNGLRILNMAAEGHPHIRVEGSARLVGDMPSSSITPQSSAAAGGNRSDSAPSISDITTTTATNRKGQGATQQTADDLLVASAECPSDDEDIDPCDPSSARPPLPDVKVFPGPSEVVRESSSTTGMVVGIVAAAALCILILLYAMYKYRNRDEGSYHVDESRNYISNSATQPNGSAKDKPLGIAKISKNKKNKDKEYYV, from the exons TGAGGGCTTCTGCGACTtcctggagctgctgcttctccatGGCCACCTTCGCCTGCGTTTCTCCATCTTTTGTGCCGAGCCGGCCGAACTGCAGTCAGGCGTGGCGGTGAGTGATGGGCGCTGGCATGCGGTGCGTGTCAAGCGGGACTGGAGGAACACCTCGTTAGAGGTGGATGGGCGACTGGAGGGATGGGCGGAAGTGAAGAGCAAGAGAAGAGACATGACAGTATTCAGCCACACCTACATGGGCGGGGTGACGCCAGAACTTCACTCTTCACCCCTGCGCCTCACCTCCCCTTCAGTGCGGGAACATCCTCCCTTCCGTGGCTGGATCACAGCGGTGAGCATCAATGGCTCGGTGGTGATGCTGGATGGCTCAGAGGGCGTCACAGTAACAGCTGGCTGTGGGCCGGACCACCAGTGCCAAAATGGAGGGGTGTGCAGCGTAGTCAACGACCAGGCCGTCTGCGACTGCTCTGACACGGGTTTCCAAGGCAATGACTGCAGCGAAG AGCACAGCTACACCCCAG GTCTGGCACACCTGATGATTGGCGACCAAG ctcGCGAGGAGTATGTTGCAACCTTCAAGGGCTCTGAGTACTTCTGCTATGACTTGTCGCCCAACCCCATCCAATCTAGCAGTGATGAAATAACACTTTCCTTCAAAACGCTGCAGCGCAACGGCCTGATGCTGCACACCGGCAAGTCAGCTGACTACGTCAACCTGGCACTGAAGAACGGTGCTGTGTCACTTGTCATCAACCTAGGCTCCGGGGCCTTCGAGGCTCTGGTGGAGCCAGTCAACGGCAAGTTCAACGACAATGCCTGGCATGACGTCAAGGTCACCCGCAACCTGAGACAG GTGACCATCTCTGTGGATGGCATCCTGACTACCACAGGCTATACCCAGGAGGACTACACGATGCTGGGCTCAGATGACTTCTTTTACGTGGGGGGGAGCCCCAGCACGGCTGACCTGCCTGGTTCTCCAGTCAGCAATAACTTCATGGGCTGTCTCAAAGAG GTGGTGTACAAGAACAACGATGTACGTTTGGAGCTGTCTAGACTGGCTAAACAGGGAGACCCAAAGATGAAG GTGAGTGGGGTGGTGTCCTTTAAGTGTGAGAGCGTTGCCACACTGGACCCTGTGACCTTCGATACCCCAGAGTCCTACGTGTCGCTAAGCAAGTGGACAGCGAAGAAGGCAGGATCCGTCTCATTTGACTTTAGGACCACAGAGCCAAACGGGTTAATGCTATTCAGTCATGGCAAACCCAGACCGCAGCAACGCAAGGACCCACGCACACCTCCCACAGTCAAG GTGGATTTCTTTGCCATTGAGATGCTGGATGGGCACTTGTACTTGCTGCTTGACATGGGCTCGGGAACCACAAAGACCAAGGCTGTCAGCAAAAAGGTCAACGACGGAGAATGGCATCATGTCGACTTCCAGAGGGATGGGCGCTCAG GAACCATCTCTGTGAGCAGTGAAAGAACAGCATACACAGCTCCAGGAGACAGCGAGATCCTGGACCTGGACGACACCTTGTACCTTGGAGGACTACCAGAGGACCGCGCTGGACTCATCTTCCCAACAGAG GTGTGGACGGCTCTGTTGAACTACGGTTATGTGGGCTGCATCAGAGACCTGTTTATAGATGGGCAGAGCAAAGACATTAGACGACTGGCTGAGGCCCAGAGGGCGGTAGGGGTAAAACCCTCTTGCTCCAAAGAGCCACCCAAACAGTGCCTGTCCAACCCCTGCCAGCACAACGGCATCTGCAGGGAGGGCTGGAATCGCTATGTCTGCGACTGCTCTGGGACGGGCTACCTGGGACGCTCCTGTGAGAGAG ATGCGACTATCCTGTCATATGATGGCAGTAAGTTTATGAAGGTGCAGTTGCCTGTGGTGATGCACACCGAGGCAGAGGACGTCTCACTACGCTTTCGCTCCCAGCGGGCCTATGGCGTTCTCATGGCAACCACATCCCGTAACTCCGCAGACACCCTTCGTCTGGAGCTAGATGGGGGCCGTGTCCGACTAACTGTCAACCTAG ACTGTATCAGGATAAACTGTACAGCCA GTAAAGGCCCAGAGACCATCTTTGCGGGGTCAGGCCTCAATGATAATGAGTGGCACACGGTGAGGGTAGTCCGGCGTGGCAAGAGCCTCAAACTCACCGTGGATGACCTGCAGCCTGTTGAAG GTCAAATGGCGGGCGACCACACCCAACTGGAGTTCCACAATGTGGAGACGGGTATTGTGACGGAGAAGCGCTTCATGCCTGCTGTGCCCTCCAATTTCATCGGTCACCTTCAGGGCCTGACACTGAACGGCATGCCTTACATTGATCTGTGCAAGAATGGTGACATCGACTACTGTGAGCTCAACGCTGTTATTGGCTATAAGAGCATTGTGGCTGACCCCGTCACCTTCCGCTCGCGCTCCAGTTTCGTCACATTACCCACACTGCAGGCCTACTACTCCATGCATCTCTTCATGCAGTTCAAGACTACATCCCCCGACGGCCTTATTCTGTACAACAGGGGAGATGGCAATGACTTCATAGTGATTGAGCTGGTTAAAGG CTACCTACACTACATTTCTGACCTAGGCAACGGAGCACACCTGATCAAGGGCAACTCTAATAGTCCTCTAAATGACAATCACTGGCACAATGTGCACATATCCCGAGACACTAACAATCTGCACACGGTTAAGATTGACACCAAAGTCACTACACAGACCACGATGGGCGCCAAAAACCTCGACCTAAAGG GTGACCTGTACATTGGGGGCATTTCCAAAGAGATGTATCGAGATCTGCCCAAACTGGTCCACTCCCGTGAGGGTTTCCAGGGTTGCCTAGCAACAGTTGATCTAAATGGCAAGCTCCCTGACCTTTTGGCTGAAGCCTTGGCAACTATGGGACAAGTAGAAAGAGGCTGTGAAG GTCCCAGCACTACCTGTCAAGAAGACTCCTGCTCAAATCAGGGAGTTTGTTTGCAGCAGTGGGAGGGTTTCACCTGTGACTGCAGCATGACTTCATATGCTGGGCCACTGTGCAATGACG CTGGGACCACTTATATCTTTGGCCGTGATGGAGGCCTGGTGATTTACACGTGGCCCCCTAATGAGCGTCCCAGCACCAGGGCAGACCGGCTTGCCCTCGGGTTCAGCACCCAGCAAAAACACGCCATTCTGCTCAGGGTGGACAGCGCATCTGGCCTGGGAGACTACCTTCAGCTGCAGATA GACAAGGGCAACATTAGAGTAGTGTTTAATGTGGGCACTGATGACATCAACATCGAGGAGAGCTCCAAGTTTGTCAACGATGGGAAGTACCACATAATTCGGTTCACCCGTAGCGGAGGCAATGCCACCCTTCAACTGGACGACCTGCCAATCATAGAGCGCTATCCATCAG GCAACATTGATAACGAGCGCCTGGCCATCGCCAGACAGCGAATCCCCTATCGGCTCGGTCGAGTAGTTGACGATTGGCTACTCGACAAAG GTCGCCAACTGACCATCTTCAACAGCCAGACGACGGTGCGCGTTGGCGGAGGTGAGCGGGGTGCAGGCATGTTCCAGGGCCAGCTGTCTGGCCTCTACTACAACGGCCTCCGCATCCTGAATATGGCTGCTGAGGGGCACCCACACATCAGAGTGGAGGGCAGCGCACGGTTGGTCGGCGACATGCCATCTTCCTCCATCACCCCACAGTCCAGTGCCGCAGCTGGAGGCAACCGCTCTGACTCTGCCCCCTCCATAAGTGACATCACAACCACCACGGCTACCAACAGGAAGGGGCAGGGCGCCACACAGCAG ACGGCAGATGACCTGCTGGTGGCTTCAGCTGAGTGTCCCAGCGATGATGAAGACATTGACCCCTGTGACCCCAGTTCAG CCCGCCCTCCCCTTCCAGATGTAAAGGTGTTCCCAGGTCCTTCTGAGGTGGTACGggagagcagcagcaccacaggCATGGTGGTAGGCATCGTGGCAGCTGCCGCCCTCtgcatcctcatcctcctctatGCCATGTACAAGTACCGCAATCGAGATGAAGGCTCCTACCACGTGGATGAGAGTCGCAATTATATCAGCAACTCGGCCACACAGCCCAATGGCAGTGCCAAGGACAAACCGCTGGGCATTGCCAAAATCTCcaaaaacaagaag